Proteins co-encoded in one Yamadazyma tenuis chromosome 1, complete sequence genomic window:
- a CDS encoding uncharacterized protein (EggNog:ENOG503NYTY; COG:O) produces MLSSLVSSVAPPTSTSLPLIYTKLADENIIELRCGDFIHEQCLNVSVECSVNKSLESSTFTVSRSRLADLILPRCRGEYCEHLGSSNRVEFLDTSLHDRLLTSAIVKSMEYDRTQLMRGSYAIRRDSAVLASFAAISSSGAMGHGAGADLEPRVGVANPGCAPVSRTSYVQSRSNYEPLPEVYFNTPRNLGPPIDFPSHLDRVESWLSYQTSVRSPSPSITESTANNDTIQMHAHKYISLEVLQDELLQHLLSNYSKITLTTLVKLGTLRLADMLQVRCLEEEDWTQATVYLFENYIVVLKSKENALVCEMANADISFENNLIRIHSHDKSIWLKSNASSILEKWTVSFSDLSFAFPPEFLTSTLHMDGSSTNTRASVLDDSVNIFFERPSSGNSSSATSIQNPMLNVGFGYSEPDYNTIKDIMSTLNVNDSLLLSGPATEADLKSDYDSDSDCDSDEEKIKGLLV; encoded by the exons ATGCTTTCCAGTCTAGTATCCCTGGTGGCCCCACCAACGTCAACCTCACTCCCG TTGATCTACACAAAATTGGCAGACGAGAACATAATTGAGCTCAGATGTGGTGACTTCATCCATGAGCAGTGCTTGAACGTGTCTGTGGAGTGCTCGGTCAACAAGCTGTTAGAGCTGTCGACGTTCACGGTTTCTCGTTCTCGGTTGGCAGACTTGATCTTGCCCCGGTGCCGAGGGGAATACTGTGAACACTTGGGATCCAGTAACCGAGTTGAATTTCTCGATACCTCCCTTCACGACCGACTTCTTACTTCTGCCATAGTAAAGTCCATGGAGTACGATAGAACCCAGTTGATGCGTGGGTCGTACGCTATTCGAAGAGACAGTGCGGTGCTTGCAtcttttgcagccatttcaagttctgggGCTATGGGCCACGGCGCGGGCGCCGACCTCGAGCCTCGCGTGGGCGTCGCCAATCCTGGTTGTGCCCCCGTATCGCGCACTAGCTACGTCCAATCTCGCTCTAACTACGAACCTCTACCAGAAGTCTACTTCAACACCCCAAGGAATTTGGGCCCTCCTATTGATTTTCCCTCACACCTCGATCGTGTTGAGCTGTGGCTCTCGTACCAGACTTCGGTACGGTCTCCATCCCCCAGTATTACCGAATCCACCGCCAACAATGATACTATCCAAATGCATGCCCATAAGTATATTTCGCTTGAGGTGTTGCAGGACGAGCTTTTGCAGCATCTTTTGAGCAACTACCTGAAAATTACTCTAACGACCCTAGTAAAGTTAGGAACCTTGCGGTTGGCTGATATGCTTCAAGTGCGAtgccttgaagaagaagactgGACCCAAGCCACCGTTTACTTGTTTGAGAACTATATTGTGGTTTTGAAGTCAAAGGAAAATGCTCTAGTGTGCGAGATGGCCAACGCTGATATCTCTTTTGAAAACAATCTTATACGAATTCACAGCCACGACAAAAGCATCTGGTTAAAGTCCAATGCGTCTTCGATCTTAGAGAAATGGACTGTGAGTTTTTCCGACTTGTCGTTTGCATTTCCCCCGGAGTTTCTCACTTCTACTTTACACATGGATGGGTCTAGCACCAACACAAGAGCCTCGGTCCTAGACGACTCGGTGAACATATTTTTTGAAAGGCCATCAAGCGGGAACTCATCGAGTGCCACCAGCATCCAAAACCCAATGTTGAATGTAGGCTTTGGGTATTCTGAACCGGATTATAATACAATCAAAGATATAATGTCGACATTGAACGTCAATGACTCTTTGCTACTAAGTGGGCCAGCTACGGAGGCTGACTTGAAGTCAGATTATGACTCGGACTCAGACTGTGATTCGGACGAAGAAAAAATCAAAGGGTTACTTGTGTGA